A stretch of the Saprospiraceae bacterium genome encodes the following:
- a CDS encoding helix-turn-helix transcriptional regulator: METINKRSECPLSCSLDVFGDKWSLLIIRDLMFGNKCTYNDFLKSDEGIATNILASRLKGLEENGLIEKSAHPDSKAKILYKLTQKGIDLLPIIMEVYIWADKYLTIPPDIKATIKEAKKDKDKFVKRITKEIKAK; this comes from the coding sequence ATGGAAACTATTAATAAAAGGTCAGAATGCCCCTTAAGTTGCTCACTTGACGTATTTGGCGACAAATGGTCCTTACTTATCATCCGAGACTTAATGTTTGGAAATAAGTGTACCTATAATGACTTTTTAAAATCGGATGAAGGTATTGCTACCAACATTTTAGCCTCAAGATTAAAAGGACTTGAAGAAAATGGCCTAATTGAAAAATCAGCACACCCGGACAGTAAGGCAAAAATTTTATACAAACTGACACAAAAAGGAATTGACTTATTGCCTATCATTATGGAAGTATACATTTGGGCAGACAAATATTTAACGATACCACCAGACATCAAGGCAACAATAAAGGAAGCAAAAAAAGACAAAGACAAATTTGTAAAACGGATAACGAAAGAAATCAAAGCAAAATAA
- a CDS encoding pentapeptide repeat-containing protein, with translation MKQRLLRLGLVLLCMLLGWIFGYIKVPYFETTHSFWIGFIGCLGIFAFVFMLYWAWNYNKATKLIETTSNIDAGSGFQRFFKFKFLLLFACSVLFFYFLFSQLFNKSLYEKLNLAKEELKSFQDNINLEEQRNNMALLLALIHELDSTEENFQNKAEADAMIHRIAALSASFKITKEWDMENKVYQSLSSERGMLLLILITSIRDSNYFTKIKQNVSFYGADLRNADLNGFNLSGIDLSYANLQYANLQGTNLNNANLKGANMLGINLNHAKLVEANLIAAKLNWAKINEADLHLSKLDSSDLSNTTIQNSNLNHTTFIQTSLCNAILHQSDLSYSTFSGTNMSNVNLTKTKLNYSDVYNTNLSNAILNDAIIHENWIERLSERNNVGVKEMLEKYQMVADSSMYKDSIIYCLKPKMQ, from the coding sequence ATGAAACAAAGATTGCTTCGATTGGGATTGGTTTTGCTGTGCATGCTCTTAGGCTGGATCTTTGGATACATAAAAGTGCCTTATTTTGAAACAACGCATTCATTTTGGATCGGTTTTATTGGATGCCTTGGAATCTTTGCGTTTGTTTTTATGCTTTATTGGGCCTGGAATTATAACAAGGCCACTAAACTGATTGAAACCACCAGCAACATAGATGCTGGTTCAGGATTCCAAAGGTTTTTCAAATTTAAATTCTTGCTTTTATTCGCCTGCTCCGTGCTCTTTTTTTATTTTCTATTCTCCCAATTGTTTAATAAAAGTTTATACGAAAAATTAAATCTGGCTAAGGAGGAACTGAAATCGTTTCAGGATAATATTAACCTGGAAGAGCAAAGAAACAATATGGCTTTACTTCTGGCTTTGATTCACGAACTGGATTCTACCGAAGAAAATTTCCAAAATAAAGCAGAAGCTGATGCAATGATTCATCGCATTGCAGCATTGAGTGCTTCGTTTAAAATAACCAAAGAATGGGATATGGAAAACAAAGTATATCAATCCTTGAGTTCGGAAAGAGGGATGCTCTTACTCATTTTAATCACTTCGATAAGGGATTCCAATTACTTTACTAAAATAAAGCAAAACGTTAGTTTTTACGGAGCAGATTTAAGAAATGCTGATTTGAATGGCTTCAATTTAAGCGGCATAGACTTGAGCTATGCAAATTTACAGTACGCAAATTTACAAGGGACTAATTTGAATAATGCCAACCTAAAAGGCGCAAACATGCTTGGAATAAATTTAAACCATGCCAAACTTGTTGAAGCCAATTTAATTGCAGCAAAATTAAATTGGGCTAAAATAAATGAAGCCGATTTACATCTGTCCAAATTAGATAGTTCCGATTTATCAAATACAACCATTCAGAATTCAAATCTAAATCATACAACCTTCATTCAAACTTCCTTATGCAATGCGATCTTGCATCAATCAGATTTAAGTTACAGCACCTTTTCGGGTACAAACATGTCGAATGTAAATCTCACGAAAACAAAATTAAATTATTCCGACGTCTATAATACAAATCTCAGCAATGCCATTCTAAACGATGCCATCATACACGAAAATTGGATCGAACGATTAAGTGAAAGAAATAATGTCGGGGTGAAGGAGATGCTCGAAAAATATCAGATGGTAGCAGACAGCAGCATGTATAAAGATTCAATCATTTATTGTCTAAAACCGAAAATGCAATAA
- a CDS encoding right-handed parallel beta-helix repeat-containing protein → MKQYILILFLIFSINASFSANIYNIKSYGAIGDGLKINTEAIQKAIDQAHAAGGGVVLIPKGKFVSGSIVLKNGVELHLEKQAYLLGSIEIADYIKLNRWKALIMADGASNIAISGKGTIDGRGAELALHIDSLFYAGVIDSFNYYLAEKRPWAELRPQIIEFNRCSNIKVTNVTIKNSACWVQTYEKCKNIVIDRIRVDSDTYWNNDGIDIVDCQNVQITNCYINASDDGICIKSEDFSLSQICDSIYIADCTIRSSSCAVKFGTSLVSGARNVVIKNIKVYDTYRSAIAIECTQGGFIENVLVENIVAKNTGNAIFIRIGKVRGAPQAGPLRNVTIKNMHVSVPFDKPDKNYIIRGPDLASFHNIFPSSITGNPGVYVENVHLENITINYPGRGNKAYANLPLYRIKDVPELETAYPEFSMFGELPAWGFYVRHVKGLSFKNINIKIKDPDYRPAFVFDDVHGLKLENIKVSGDNKSSPIFYKDSSMVECVDLKVNLK, encoded by the coding sequence ATGAAACAATATATTCTCATTTTATTTCTCATTTTCTCAATCAATGCTTCATTTAGTGCTAACATTTATAACATCAAGTCCTATGGTGCAATTGGCGATGGTCTAAAAATTAATACCGAAGCCATTCAAAAAGCAATTGATCAAGCGCATGCTGCAGGTGGTGGTGTTGTGTTAATACCAAAAGGTAAGTTTGTGTCGGGGTCCATTGTTTTGAAAAATGGCGTGGAACTACATCTCGAAAAACAGGCATACCTACTAGGCAGCATTGAAATTGCTGATTATATAAAACTCAATAGATGGAAAGCTTTAATCATGGCAGATGGCGCTTCAAATATAGCTATTTCAGGAAAAGGGACCATCGATGGGAGAGGCGCAGAACTTGCTTTACACATCGACAGCCTGTTTTATGCCGGAGTAATTGATAGTTTCAATTATTATTTAGCTGAAAAAAGACCCTGGGCCGAATTGAGACCACAAATAATTGAATTCAATCGTTGCAGTAATATTAAAGTTACAAATGTCACTATAAAAAATTCAGCCTGTTGGGTTCAAACCTATGAAAAATGTAAAAATATTGTAATCGACCGCATCCGCGTAGACAGCGATACCTATTGGAATAACGACGGAATCGACATCGTTGATTGTCAAAATGTACAAATCACCAATTGTTATATCAACGCTTCAGACGATGGGATCTGTATAAAATCGGAAGATTTTAGTCTATCACAAATTTGCGATAGCATCTACATTGCGGATTGTACCATTCGCTCCAGTTCGTGCGCAGTAAAATTTGGTACGTCCCTCGTAAGTGGTGCCAGAAATGTCGTCATTAAAAATATTAAGGTATATGATACCTATCGATCTGCAATTGCTATTGAATGTACCCAAGGAGGTTTTATAGAAAATGTTCTTGTTGAAAATATCGTCGCTAAAAATACCGGGAATGCTATTTTTATACGCATAGGGAAAGTGCGCGGTGCACCACAAGCAGGACCTTTGCGAAATGTTACCATAAAAAACATGCATGTTTCTGTTCCATTTGACAAACCGGATAAAAATTATATCATAAGGGGTCCTGATTTAGCAAGTTTTCACAATATATTTCCATCTTCGATCACCGGAAATCCTGGCGTGTATGTCGAAAATGTACATCTTGAAAATATTACGATCAACTATCCGGGAAGAGGCAATAAAGCATATGCCAATCTTCCTTTATATCGAATCAAAGATGTTCCGGAGCTCGAAACTGCTTATCCGGAATTTTCCATGTTTGGTGAGTTGCCTGCCTGGGGTTTTTATGTAAGGCATGTAAAAGGATTAAGTTTTAAAAATATAAATATTAAAATAAAAGATCCGGATTACCGCCCTGCATTTGTCTTTGATGATGTACATGGTTTAAAACTTGAAAATATTAAAGTGAGCGGTGACAACAAATCTTCCCCTATCTTTTACAAAGACAGCAGTATGGTGGAATGTGTTGATTTAAAAGTTAATTTAAAATAG
- a CDS encoding ABC transporter permease subunit: protein MWKLSKYIFYDIVRNKVILAYTVFLFLVSMLLFNLEENTSKAVLSLLNIQLVTIPLISMIFATIHYYNSYEFIEMLLSQPLSRSRVLWSEFLSTASSLILALLLGMGIPILIYNPTESSLTLLWTGIALTSVCTSLAFFASVHSRDKARGIGIILLLWFYFALIYDGLVLMILFNFSDYPLEKITLLLTALNPIDLARVSVMLKMDVSALMGYTGALYKEFFGSVQGIFYTGGIMLLWMLIPILYAIRGFNRKDL, encoded by the coding sequence ATGTGGAAATTGTCTAAATACATATTTTATGATATCGTTCGCAATAAAGTAATATTGGCCTATACGGTATTCCTTTTTTTGGTTAGTATGTTATTATTTAATCTCGAGGAAAATACCAGTAAGGCCGTACTGAGTTTGCTCAACATTCAGTTGGTTACCATCCCATTGATTAGTATGATCTTTGCGACCATACATTATTACAACTCGTATGAATTTATAGAGATGTTGTTATCGCAGCCTCTCAGCAGGAGTCGCGTATTGTGGAGTGAATTTCTGAGCACGGCCTCTTCTTTGATTTTGGCCCTGCTGCTAGGCATGGGAATCCCAATTTTAATTTACAATCCTACTGAGAGCAGTCTTACATTGTTGTGGACAGGGATTGCTTTAACAAGCGTATGTACTTCCCTGGCATTTTTTGCGTCCGTACATTCAAGAGATAAAGCCAGAGGAATCGGAATCATCTTATTGTTATGGTTTTATTTTGCTTTAATTTATGACGGCCTGGTCCTGATGATTTTATTTAATTTCAGTGATTATCCGCTAGAAAAAATCACGCTTTTGTTGACCGCATTAAATCCCATTGATTTAGCAAGAGTTTCTGTTATGCTTAAAATGGATGTCAGTGCGTTGATGGGTTATACCGGAGCTTTGTACAAAGAATTTTTTGGAAGTGTACAAGGAATATTTTATACCGGCGGGATCATGTTGCTTTGGATGCTAATTCCGATCCTTTATGCAATCCGTGGATTTAATCGAAAAGATTTATAG
- a CDS encoding ABC transporter ATP-binding protein: protein MIRISGLEKRFKKLVALNDIHVQFNKGQVISLIGPNGSGKTTLIKCILGLVRPDRGQIELDGASIFKDESYRKKIGYMPQIGRYPDQMKVGQLFSLLKSIRSSVNLDEEMLELYKLHDIWEKPMRSLSGGTRQKVSAAVAFLFDPEILILDEPTAGLDPLSSELLKEKIQREKAKGKLILITSHILSDLDDLTTHVLYLQEGTIQFNGNLNELKQQTGEEKFGKAIARFMKIKNEATHVEIV from the coding sequence ATGATTCGGATTAGTGGTTTAGAGAAGCGATTTAAAAAATTAGTTGCATTGAACGACATCCACGTACAATTCAATAAAGGCCAGGTGATTTCATTGATTGGTCCCAATGGATCTGGTAAAACCACATTGATAAAATGCATCCTTGGATTGGTTAGGCCAGACCGGGGTCAAATTGAGTTAGATGGAGCATCTATTTTTAAAGATGAAAGCTATCGCAAAAAAATTGGGTATATGCCTCAGATTGGCAGGTATCCAGATCAAATGAAGGTAGGTCAGTTGTTTAGTTTATTGAAGTCCATTCGCAGTTCGGTGAATTTAGATGAAGAAATGCTGGAGCTTTATAAATTACATGACATTTGGGAAAAACCCATGAGAAGTTTGAGTGGTGGGACCAGACAAAAAGTAAGTGCTGCAGTTGCATTTCTATTTGATCCTGAAATTTTAATATTGGATGAACCCACAGCCGGACTTGATCCTCTGTCTTCTGAACTGCTTAAGGAAAAAATACAACGAGAAAAAGCTAAGGGTAAGTTGATTTTAATTACCTCCCATATATTAAGTGATTTGGATGATTTAACCACACACGTATTGTATTTACAGGAAGGCACCATTCAATTTAATGGTAATTTAAATGAATTGAAACAACAAACTGGAGAGGAAAAATTTGGAAAGGCAATTGCGAGGTTTATGAAGATTAAAAATGAAGCAACACATGTGGAAATTGTCTAA
- the nosD gene encoding nitrous oxide reductase family maturation protein NosD — MQFIKALNKIKISAYAVCLCLVLLNISLHASAIYVGPNHPIKTIKEGLQNVRPGDSLIVDGGHYSEGNLIIQQTMVFTGINHPVLDGKSQFEILTISGKNIVVSGITFINCGKSVTKDFASIKCIDAENIRIENNKIENSYFGIHISNTSQIHIKNNWIAGQAESEQTSGNGIHLWKCNHALIENNHISGHRDGIYFEFVTESSILHNYSTENVRYGLHFMFSHKDYYANNTFIKNGAGVAVMYSHEVTMESNHFENNWGASSYGILLKDISDSWIFGNTFDQNTIGIHMEGSSRMVIEKNRFKENGWALKVQASCNDIQFQHNNFIGNTFDVATNGSNVLSRFSQNYWDKYEGYDRTKDGFGDIPYHPVSMYSMIVEQNPNALILLRSILIATLDKAEKAIPSLTPENLVDIQPKIIPNKL; from the coding sequence ATGCAGTTTATCAAAGCATTGAATAAGATTAAAATTTCAGCTTATGCCGTTTGTTTGTGCTTGGTTCTCTTAAATATTTCATTGCACGCTTCCGCCATTTATGTAGGACCCAATCACCCAATAAAAACGATTAAGGAAGGACTCCAAAATGTCAGACCGGGCGATAGCCTGATTGTAGATGGTGGACATTATTCAGAAGGAAATCTGATCATTCAGCAAACAATGGTTTTTACAGGTATCAATCATCCGGTCTTAGACGGAAAGTCGCAGTTTGAAATACTAACAATTAGCGGAAAAAATATTGTGGTTTCCGGGATCACATTTATAAATTGTGGAAAATCGGTAACAAAGGATTTTGCATCAATTAAATGTATAGATGCTGAGAATATTCGGATTGAAAATAATAAAATTGAAAATTCTTATTTTGGGATTCATATTTCAAATACCAGTCAAATTCATATTAAAAACAATTGGATTGCAGGGCAGGCAGAAAGCGAACAAACTTCCGGTAATGGAATTCATCTTTGGAAATGCAACCATGCTTTAATTGAAAACAATCACATCAGTGGACACAGAGATGGAATTTATTTTGAGTTTGTAACGGAATCCAGTATCCTTCACAATTACAGTACAGAAAACGTACGATATGGATTGCATTTTATGTTTTCGCATAAAGATTATTATGCAAATAATACATTTATAAAAAACGGAGCTGGTGTTGCTGTGATGTATTCGCACGAAGTCACGATGGAATCCAATCACTTTGAAAACAACTGGGGTGCCTCATCTTATGGCATCTTATTGAAAGATATTTCAGACAGTTGGATTTTTGGCAATACGTTTGATCAAAACACCATAGGCATTCATATGGAAGGCAGCAGCAGAATGGTTATTGAAAAGAATCGTTTTAAAGAAAATGGCTGGGCTTTAAAAGTCCAGGCCAGTTGCAACGACATCCAGTTTCAGCACAATAATTTTATTGGAAATACCTTCGACGTTGCCACTAACGGAAGCAATGTATTGAGTCGATTTAGTCAAAACTACTGGGATAAATACGAAGGATACGACCGAACCAAAGATGGATTTGGAGACATACCCTATCATCCGGTAAGCATGTATTCAATGATCGTAGAGCAAAATCCGAATGCATTAATTTTATTGCGAAGTATTTTAATTGCTACCCTGGATAAAGCGGAAAAGGCTATTCCAAGTCTTACACCTGAAAATTTAGTTGACATTCAACCCAAAATAATTCCAAATAAATTATGA
- a CDS encoding nitrous oxide reductase accessory protein NosL: protein MTKITNKSRIIVALTSLTLIVTYFVPIWRIDLFAPQYPEGLTMKIWLNTLKGDVEIINGLNHYIGMRHIKVEMFPEFEFLIYVVGFYILLGLLVAYFGRLAILFWYIVFTAFGGVFAMFDFYRWGYDYGHNLDETAAIKVPGLSYQPPLLGHKRLLNFDAYSLPDIGGWIVIIAASIMILLWIYEYYRHHKFPFKIPIKFSAILIIPVVLSVSSCNVQPEPFKLGTDVCYMCKMGIVDPKFGSQIITNKGKLYKFDDIGCMIRLLKSGTFDSNTIKTMVVADYDNPNAFISVNQCTFVFGDGIKSPMNFNLAAYTNELNANKYAENSNAKLFDWNAVYQSIE, encoded by the coding sequence ATGACAAAAATTACAAATAAATCCAGGATCATTGTAGCCTTGACTTCCCTTACATTGATTGTTACTTATTTTGTTCCAATATGGCGAATTGACTTATTTGCACCGCAGTATCCTGAAGGCTTAACCATGAAAATCTGGCTAAACACTTTAAAAGGAGATGTAGAAATTATCAATGGTTTAAATCACTATATTGGAATGCGACACATCAAAGTGGAAATGTTTCCTGAATTTGAATTTTTAATTTATGTAGTGGGATTTTATATTTTGTTAGGTTTGTTAGTAGCCTATTTCGGCCGATTGGCAATCTTATTTTGGTATATTGTATTTACTGCATTTGGTGGGGTATTTGCTATGTTTGATTTTTACAGATGGGGTTATGATTATGGACACAATCTGGATGAAACGGCAGCTATTAAAGTGCCAGGACTCTCCTATCAACCACCGTTGTTGGGCCATAAACGACTCTTAAATTTTGATGCCTATTCCCTCCCGGATATAGGAGGCTGGATTGTTATCATAGCAGCATCTATCATGATACTTCTATGGATTTATGAATATTACAGACATCATAAATTTCCATTTAAAATTCCGATAAAATTTTCAGCAATTCTTATTATTCCAGTAGTCTTGTCGGTTTCATCTTGCAATGTGCAACCAGAACCATTTAAATTGGGAACTGATGTTTGCTATATGTGTAAAATGGGAATTGTAGATCCAAAATTTGGTTCGCAGATTATAACCAATAAGGGTAAACTGTATAAGTTTGATGATATTGGGTGCATGATCCGTTTATTGAAATCCGGAACTTTTGATTCCAATACGATTAAAACCATGGTGGTTGCAGATTATGACAATCCGAATGCATTCATCTCTGTAAATCAATGTACATTTGTTTTTGGAGACGGAATCAAAAGTCCGATGAATTTTAACCTTGCTGCATATACCAATGAATTAAATGCTAACAAATATGCTGAAAATTCTAACGCAAAATTATTTGACTGGAATGCAGTTTATCAAAGCATTGAATAA
- a CDS encoding fasciclin domain-containing protein, with protein MKIYKLILLGAALFSACNAPTKTETEAAATPAAEADLGQAGVQDNDSQKDIVKIAVGSPDHTTLVAALKQAEYVNDLANAGPFTVFAPTNAAFDKLPAGTVEGLMKPDKKDALKGILEYHVAVGVYKQEYLQDGQTIGMASGDDITIQLKDGKMMVNGNANVIATVPATNGLIYIVDGVLLPPTK; from the coding sequence ATGAAAATTTATAAATTAATTCTACTGGGTGCAGCATTATTTAGTGCATGCAATGCACCAACAAAAACAGAAACCGAAGCTGCAGCTACTCCCGCTGCAGAAGCAGATTTAGGGCAAGCAGGTGTACAGGACAATGATTCACAAAAGGATATTGTGAAAATTGCAGTTGGCTCACCTGATCATACCACCTTGGTTGCAGCGCTTAAACAAGCAGAATATGTCAATGATCTTGCAAATGCAGGTCCATTTACTGTTTTTGCTCCTACCAATGCAGCTTTTGATAAACTTCCCGCAGGCACTGTTGAAGGTTTGATGAAACCTGATAAAAAGGATGCACTGAAAGGGATTCTCGAATACCACGTAGCAGTTGGAGTTTATAAGCAGGAATATTTACAAGATGGACAAACCATTGGAATGGCAAGTGGTGATGACATTACTATTCAACTGAAAGATGGAAAGATGATGGTTAATGGGAATGCAAATGTAATAGCAACAGTTCCCGCAACCAATGGACTGATATATATCGTGGATGGAGTCTTATTGCCTCCTACAAAATGA
- the nosZ gene encoding Sec-dependent nitrous-oxide reductase, translated as MKLRKLKYLPILLGLFSLAMCMNACKPKGIQTAVSGDAAVKAYVPPGKYDEFYNFVSGGFSGQMSVYGLPSGRLFRVIPVFSVDPEKGYGYAEETKPMLNTSHGFVPWDDLHHPALSVTDGVHDGRWAFGNANNTPRIARLDLKTFRTAEIIEIPNSGGNHSSPFVTENTEYVVAGTRFSVPIGDKQDVAISTYKENFRGTVSFISVDKNDGAMKIAFQILLPGINFDLARAGKGKSHGWFFFSCYNSERANTLLEVNASQKDKDFVMAVNWKKAEEYLAQGKGMKKAVKYAHNTYSEQTHSATSKIETEVIVLDPKDCPDMVYFMPCPKSPHGCDTDPTGEYIVGSGKLAAMIPVFSFTKIQEAIAAKNFDGDYEGIPVLKYEAVLHGEVKKPGLGPLHTEFDDKGNAYTSFFVSSEIVKWRVSDLQVLDRVPTYYSIGHLCVPGGPTKKPWGKYVIAYNKITKDRYLPTGPELTQSAQLYSIDGDKMKLLLDFPTIGEPHYAEAIPAELISKNSVKVYKIEENKNPYATLGEKHAKVERKGNEVHVYMSSIRSHFVPDNIEGVKLGDVVYFHVTNLEQDWDVPHGFAVKGANNAELLIMPGETQTLLWKPDRIGVFPMYCTDFCSALHQEMQGYIRVSPPGSNVPITFSTGKKVEAAAPVAK; from the coding sequence ATGAAACTAAGAAAGCTAAAATATCTTCCCATTTTATTGGGACTCTTTTCACTTGCAATGTGTATGAATGCTTGCAAGCCAAAAGGAATTCAAACTGCTGTAAGCGGTGATGCGGCTGTTAAGGCTTATGTCCCACCAGGAAAATACGATGAGTTTTACAACTTTGTTTCCGGGGGATTTAGCGGACAAATGTCTGTTTATGGATTGCCTTCTGGTAGACTATTTCGAGTAATTCCAGTTTTCTCTGTTGATCCAGAGAAAGGATATGGATACGCAGAAGAAACCAAACCCATGCTGAATACTTCTCATGGATTTGTGCCTTGGGATGATTTACACCACCCAGCACTTTCAGTAACTGATGGGGTACATGATGGTAGATGGGCATTTGGAAATGCAAACAATACTCCGCGGATTGCTCGTCTTGATTTAAAGACATTCCGTACCGCAGAAATAATTGAAATTCCAAATAGTGGAGGAAATCACTCTTCGCCTTTTGTTACAGAGAACACAGAATATGTTGTTGCTGGAACGCGATTCAGTGTACCTATAGGAGACAAGCAAGATGTAGCAATTTCAACTTATAAAGAAAACTTTAGAGGAACTGTAAGCTTTATTAGTGTTGATAAAAATGACGGTGCTATGAAGATAGCTTTCCAAATACTATTGCCGGGTATCAATTTTGACTTAGCGCGTGCCGGTAAAGGAAAATCTCACGGATGGTTTTTCTTTAGCTGTTATAATTCTGAGCGCGCCAATACCTTATTGGAAGTGAACGCCAGTCAAAAAGACAAAGATTTTGTTATGGCGGTCAATTGGAAAAAAGCAGAAGAATACCTTGCTCAGGGCAAAGGCATGAAAAAAGCAGTTAAATATGCTCACAATACATACAGCGAACAAACACACAGTGCAACATCAAAAATTGAAACGGAAGTGATTGTTCTGGATCCAAAAGATTGTCCGGACATGGTCTATTTTATGCCTTGTCCAAAATCTCCACACGGTTGTGATACCGATCCAACAGGAGAATACATAGTGGGTAGCGGAAAATTAGCAGCTATGATTCCTGTATTTTCATTCACAAAAATTCAAGAAGCAATTGCTGCTAAAAATTTTGATGGAGATTACGAAGGAATTCCAGTATTGAAATACGAAGCAGTTTTACATGGTGAAGTTAAAAAGCCAGGTTTGGGCCCCTTGCATACTGAATTTGATGATAAAGGAAATGCTTATACTTCATTTTTTGTGTCTTCAGAAATCGTAAAATGGAGAGTTAGTGATTTGCAAGTATTGGATCGGGTACCAACATATTACTCCATTGGTCACTTGTGCGTTCCAGGAGGACCTACTAAGAAACCTTGGGGCAAATACGTAATTGCTTACAACAAAATTACCAAAGACCGCTATTTACCCACAGGTCCTGAGTTAACACAAAGTGCACAATTGTATTCTATTGATGGCGATAAAATGAAATTGTTGTTAGACTTTCCGACTATTGGTGAGCCACATTATGCAGAAGCAATTCCGGCAGAACTTATTTCTAAAAACAGCGTCAAAGTTTATAAAATAGAAGAAAATAAAAACCCATATGCAACTTTGGGTGAAAAACATGCGAAAGTAGAACGCAAAGGAAATGAAGTACATGTTTACATGTCATCAATCCGTTCGCACTTTGTTCCAGATAATATTGAAGGGGTTAAATTAGGAGATGTAGTTTATTTCCACGTAACCAATCTCGAACAAGATTGGGATGTACCCCATGGATTTGCAGTGAAAGGAGCTAACAATGCTGAGTTATTGATTATGCCTGGAGAAACACAAACCTTGCTATGGAAACCAGATCGGATTGGTGTTTTTCCAATGTATTGCACTGATTTTTGTTCAGCATTGCACCAGGAAATGCAAGGATACATTCGGGTTAGTCCACCTGGATCCAATGTACCCATTACATTTAGCACTGGTAAAAAAGTTGAGGCAGCAGCTCCTGTAGCTAAATAA
- a CDS encoding cytochrome c: MKTKLLIYSALFLGLIWLPLGCSEGVKKDAKMYDVQELTKNQPEVHGTEVKEGEIVFSSPLNAEWVTGGKNIYDLKCLACHKLTDEKLVGPGWAGVTKRRNPTWIVNMITNVDMMLEKDEEAQKLLEQCLVRMPNQNVSKEEARQVIEFMRSNDGEK; the protein is encoded by the coding sequence ATGAAAACTAAATTATTAATTTATTCGGCTCTTTTTCTAGGCCTTATTTGGCTTCCTCTCGGTTGTAGTGAAGGCGTTAAAAAAGACGCTAAAATGTATGATGTACAAGAACTAACCAAAAATCAACCAGAAGTGCATGGAACGGAAGTAAAAGAAGGTGAAATAGTATTTTCTAGCCCATTGAATGCCGAATGGGTAACCGGAGGAAAAAATATTTATGACCTCAAATGTTTAGCATGTCATAAGCTCACAGACGAAAAATTGGTTGGACCGGGATGGGCTGGTGTTACAAAAAGAAGAAATCCCACCTGGATTGTTAATATGATTACCAATGTCGATATGATGTTGGAAAAAGACGAGGAAGCACAAAAATTACTCGAGCAATGTTTGGTAAGAATGCCCAATCAAAATGTAAGCAAAGAAGAAGCACGCCAGGTGATTGAGTTTATGAGATCCAATGATGGTGAAAAATAA